One region of Salvelinus sp. IW2-2015 linkage group LG1, ASM291031v2, whole genome shotgun sequence genomic DNA includes:
- the LOC111968998 gene encoding zinc fingers and homeoboxes protein 3: MASKRKSTVPCMITSKSKHMREEIILGCLPELLPTIPEDSILSISGEDRGHFSHDSSRPERGDKWQKGSTYSCPPCRFESRELNYFLDHLHNCHIDFRAQPSFSCLNCGVSVVRFEALALHNAKAHPGVSGGSVYASLHVRKRDGATTVEQSLFTTNGEDSRETAIFLTKTPIVRVMKAKGEHKKIVVSHTVEVRRIDTGKKMERTDPTMLTNVPELQNGSLSGTGGAAMLRNPVTHVITTVPNQTYHQHSSPTFSSSDSSKNLPKVMIPLSSIPTYDAAMDTSSFLKTSFGKFPYPTKAELCYLTVVSDWPEEQIKLWFTAQRLKQGISWSPEEIEEARRKMFNTVFQGAAPQKQPPKQRHTNHIVTHHTVHAQPAPVGPSHQAAKVTHGSVVSRHTGVISTSASMSAAGHPVTTRVSYATPTMIPPKYQTVVSRTTQVVARNTIPTTVASQESDKTVALRLGNSCVISTSGRSSSNSSSCSSSSSNSSSCSSSSSISSNSSISSNSRDHGTRKPMNNISSSNSIVSCSSNIGNKDDCSTDSHDKPNNQSSRHISIASVLDGFSNSSNKGKVIMSNTSKSNVIAYNIHSNGNTANQDQYTSTKNDDDSNNNNIHKSNNGNFSSGYSSTRNNDSVNNLNLASKAQNENTSISVITKSSSSSNSISIIKDGKCIKEVPMKAISVLRQLIKEEDHFGDDRTCPELKVDPIKINLQRLMVSDPAAKPGSEAFPPELKSETHVSDLSHPSKKSPQQVHLLRLAFTSTRWPSSQQYEELSIMTGLPNPEVVRWFSDSRYIHQNGQLKWLEGYQCLPVEGEEGKGHRDSEALINPQEVNRKLVEQEVNKQLNEGPKELHSGQLGFWWGADTQKPLLSPTEPEETGERGRAVETEGLHGHWAEREDDHPQPVSSQAFGEKQAEARDRLRIELLEV, translated from the exons ATGGCCAGCAAGAGGAAGTCAACAGTGCCCTGTATGATCACATCCAAAAGCAAACACATGCGTGAGGAGATCATACTTGGCTGCCTTCCTGAGCTCCTACCCACAATCCCAGAGGACAGCATCCTCAGTATATCTGGAGAAGACAGAGGCCATTTCTCCCATGATTCCTCCAGACCTGAAAGGGGCGACAAATGGCAGAAAGGTAGCACATACAGCTGCCCACCCTGCCGCTTTGAGTCCAGAGAGCTGAACTACTTTTTGGACCACCTGCACAACTGCCACATAGACTTCAGGGCCCAACCCAGCTTCTCCTGCCTGAACTGTGGCGTGTCAGTGGTCAGGTTTGAGGCCCTGGCTCTGCACAATGCTAAAGCCCACCCTGGGGTGTCAGGGGGCTCTGTCTACGCTTCCCTGCATGTCAGGAAGAGAGATGGTGCGACCACCGTAGAGCAGAGCCTGTTCACGACCAATGGGGAGGACTCGCGCGAGACTGCAATCTTCCTCACTAAAACACCTATAGTGAGGGTGATGAAGGCCAAGGGAGAGCACAAGAAGATTGTGGTCTCCCACACGGTGGAGGTGCGGAGGATAGACACTGGGAAGAAAATGGAGCGGACAGACCCCACCATGTTGACGAATGTGCCTGAACTACAAAATGGGTCTCTCAGTGGGACCGGTGGTGCTGCTATGTTGAGAAACCCTGTCACTCATGTGATAACAACAGTGCCCAATCAAACCTATCACCAGCACAGCTctcccaccttctcctcctcggATTCCAGCAAAAACCTTCCAAAGGTGATGATTCCCCTGAGCAGCATCCCCACTTATGATGCTGCCATGGACACCAGTAGCTTTCTCAAGACTTCCTTTGGTAAGTTCCCCTACCCGACCAAAGCTGAGCTCTGCTACCTGACTGTGGTCTCTGATTGGCCAGAGGAGCAGATCAAACTGTGGTTCACTGCCCAGAGACTCAAACAGGGGATCAGCTGGTCCCCCGAGGAGATAGAGGAGGCCAGGAGGAAGATGTTCAACACGGTCTTCCAAGGAGCAGCACCCCAAAAACAGCCCCCCAAGCAACGGCACACAAATCACATTGTGACCCATCACACTGTCCATGCCCAGCCTGCTCCAGTGGGCCCCAGCCACCAGGCTGCCAAGGTGACCCATGGCAGTGTAGTGAGCAGGCATACTGGAGTCATATCCACTTCGGCTAGCATGTCAGCCGCTGGTCACCCGGTCACCACTAGGGTCTCTTATGCTACCCCAACCATGATCCCCCCAAAATATCAGACTGTAGTCAGCAGAACAACACAGGTAGTGGCCAGGAACACTATCCCCACTACTGTGGCCAGCCAGGAGTCTGACAAGACTGTTGCTCTGAGGCTGGGCAACAGTTGTGTCATTAGCACCAGCGGCAGaagcagcagtaacagtagtagttgcagtagcagcagcagtaacagtagtagttgcagtagtagcagcagcatcagtAGTAACTCCTCCATCAGTAGTAACAGCAGGGACCATGGCACTAGGAAACCAATGAACAACATCAGTTCCAGCAACAGCATTGTCAGTTGCTCCTCCAACATTGGCAACAAAGATGACTGTAGCACTGACAGCCATGACAAACCAAACAATCAAAGCAGCAGACATATTAGCATTGCATCTGTCTTGGACGGcttcagcaacagcagcaacaaagGTAAAGTGATCATGAGTAACACCAGCAAATCTAACGTTATCGCCTATAACATTCATAGCAATGGCAACACAGCTAACCAGGATCAGTACACATCAACAAAGAACGATGATGACAGTAACAACAACAATATCCACAAGTCCAACAATGGCAATTTTAGCAGTGGCTACTCCAGCACTAGAAATAATGATAGTGTCAACAACCTGAACCTTGCCAGCAAAGCCCAAAACGAAAACACCAGCATCAGTGTCATTACCaaaagcagcagtagcagcaacagCATATCTATCATTAAGGATGGCAAATGCATCAAGGAGGTTCCTATGAAAGCTATATCAGTCTTGCGGCAGCTTATCAAAGAGGAAGACCATTTTGGGGACGACAGAACCTGCCCTGAACTAAAAGTTGACCCCATCAAGATCAACCTGCAGAGGCTCATGGTGAGCGATCCAGCTGCCAAACCTGGTTCAGAGGCCTTCCCTCCAGAGCTCAAGTCTGAGACACATGTCTCAGACCTGTCACACCCATCCAAGAAAAGCCCCCAGCAGGTACACCTTTTGAGGCTGGCATTCACCAGCACACGGTGGCCCAGCAGCCAGCAGTATGAGGAGCTGAGTATCATGACGGGCCTGCCAAATCCAGAGGTGGTCCGCTGGTTCAGCGACAGCCGCTACATCCACCAGAACGGCCAACTGAAATGGCTGGAGGGCTACCAGTGCCTAcctgtagagggagaggagggaaagggccACAGAGACTCTGAAGCACTGATCAATCCCCAGGAGGTTAATAGGAAACTAGTGGAGCAGGAGGTGAACAAGCAGCTTAATGAAGGACCTAAGGAGCTCCACTCAGGGCAGCTGGGATTCTGGTGGGGCGCAGACACACAGAAGCCACTGCTGAGTCCAACAGAGCCAgaggagactggggagagagggagagctgtggAGACAGAAGGACTACATGGTCACTgggcagagagggaggatgaCCACCCTCAGCCGGTTAGCAGCCAGGCCTTTGGGGAGAAGCAGGCAGAGGCCAG GGATCGTCTGAGGATAGAGCTGCTTGAAGTCTGA